In a single window of the Tellurirhabdus bombi genome:
- a CDS encoding RNA polymerase sigma factor: protein MSDEDLVQGVRTSHDPVFFETLYNRYVNKVYRKCLSMTTNPEQAEDLTQDVFMKVHRNIDRFKGRSRFSTWLYAITHHHVVDELQNRLPSVRLEPQTWANLPHNESPDVISPDEQWQQVKEILEQLPDTDRDILLLRYEQGLGIEEISQMLGLGISAVKMRLSRSRTKLKKLIDELENP from the coding sequence ATGAGTGATGAGGATTTAGTACAAGGCGTACGGACCTCACATGATCCCGTCTTCTTTGAAACTCTTTATAACCGGTACGTAAACAAAGTTTACAGGAAATGTTTATCCATGACGACCAACCCTGAACAGGCAGAAGACCTGACCCAGGACGTTTTCATGAAAGTCCACCGCAATATTGATCGATTCAAAGGGAGATCTCGCTTTTCTACCTGGCTTTACGCGATTACCCACCACCACGTTGTCGACGAGCTTCAGAATAGGCTTCCTTCCGTTCGTCTGGAACCACAAACCTGGGCAAACCTCCCCCATAATGAATCGCCGGATGTGATCTCTCCAGATGAGCAATGGCAACAGGTAAAAGAAATTCTGGAACAACTTCCCGACACCGACCGCGATATTCTGCTACTGCGCTACGAACAGGGATTAGGTATTGAAGAAATTAGCCAGATGTTAGGGCTAGGTATTAGTGCCGTAAAGATGCGGCTGAGCCGGAGCCGTACCAAACTGAAGAAATTAATCGATGAACTGGAGAATCCTTGA
- a CDS encoding SDR family oxidoreductase, translating into MQTVIITGGAQGIGRVTTNYLLTHGYQVSVWDSDSAALDEMRTFLTTNTDQVALIECDIADENSVQNALKLTLKQFGQVNHLINNAGIMVRKPIDQFTLDDWNKSIGINLTGAFLGAKLTASELARNRGSIINISSTRAFQSEPDTFAYSASKGGLLALTHALAVSLGPDVRANCISPGWIDVSAQKAGNPEPEKLRPKDHQQHPAGRVGQADDIARMILFLLADENSFITGQNFVVDGGMTRKMIYEE; encoded by the coding sequence ATGCAAACTGTAATCATTACCGGTGGCGCTCAGGGGATTGGGCGCGTAACAACCAATTATCTGCTCACGCACGGCTACCAGGTTTCCGTTTGGGATTCGGATTCGGCAGCCCTCGACGAAATGCGCACGTTTCTGACAACCAATACCGACCAGGTTGCCCTTATCGAATGCGATATTGCCGACGAAAATTCGGTTCAAAATGCCCTGAAATTAACGCTGAAGCAATTTGGCCAGGTCAATCACCTGATCAACAATGCCGGAATTATGGTTCGGAAACCCATTGACCAGTTTACGCTTGACGACTGGAACAAAAGCATCGGCATTAACCTGACGGGGGCTTTTCTGGGCGCTAAACTAACCGCTTCGGAACTCGCCAGAAATCGAGGCAGCATCATCAATATTTCTTCCACGCGGGCTTTTCAATCGGAGCCAGACACGTTTGCCTATTCCGCTTCTAAAGGTGGCCTGCTTGCCTTGACGCACGCCCTGGCCGTTAGCCTGGGGCCGGACGTACGCGCCAACTGCATTAGCCCCGGCTGGATCGACGTTTCAGCCCAGAAAGCAGGCAATCCTGAACCAGAAAAATTACGCCCAAAAGATCACCAGCAACACCCTGCCGGGCGCGTTGGACAGGCCGACGATATTGCCCGCATGATCCTTTTCCTGCTCGCTGACGAAAACTCGTTTATAACCGGCCAGAATTTCGTCGTTGATGGTGGAATGACGCGAAAAATGATTTACGAAGAGTAA
- a CDS encoding M14 metallopeptidase family protein, which translates to MKKFLLALSLLGSVSGFAQSTLQHPDQFLGYTVGKRFTPQHRVISYAEQVARQFPNRVKILPYGKTHEGRDLMVVVVASEQNMARLEEIRTNNLKRIGLASGQPTNGNQPPIAWLSYNVHGNEAVSTDAFMLVLHGLLNDLGTGEMPAVSKKILNNTVVILDPCLNPDGHNRYVSWYNQMVGSQPDPTPFAREHSEPWPGGRYTHYIFDPNRDWAWQTQEITQQRMALYQQWMPHLHGDFHEMGPESPYYFAPSAKPYHEDISTWQREFQQVIGQYNTRYFDRNGWLYFTRENFDLFYPSYGDTWPTYNGAIGMTFEQGGGGRAGLAFQKRDNDTLTLRERIDHHVAASFATLESVSDKADQVVKEYTNYFDKSQKTPTGDFKTYVIKTQNDNGRVDALRKLLDNNQIRYGIAGKSVKTQGFAYLSQKNESVTVDNYDLVISAYQPKSTLLKILFEPKSTLEDSVTYDITSWAIPYAYGLRAYGLKDRLTPQTYAARQTSTATATTAPTQPYAYLVRWKAAQDVAFLATLLKNKIRVRVAERTFKQGNETFEAGTLIVTKAGNERLGNRFNQILQQEATRQGVQLIPAATGFVSEGADFGSGSVFSLKAPHVAVLVGEGIVPTAAGEVWHYFDQELNYPITLMDANAFSVANLSKVDVLILPQGYGYARILNDRNLNDLKDWIRGGGKLIAMDRATSFFADKPDFSLKKKESKDKAGAKEKAQKEAQMDSLKVYGSREREAISDETPGSIYRIDLDKSHPLAFGYTNGYYSLVQSSYDYDFLKDGWNVGYLRANNYVSGFVGKNAKDKLRNTPIHAVQEMGRGSIVYLMDDPLFRGFWYNGKLLFGNAVFLVGN; encoded by the coding sequence ATGAAAAAATTTTTATTAGCACTGAGCTTGCTAGGTAGCGTATCCGGGTTTGCTCAGTCTACTTTACAACATCCCGATCAATTTTTAGGCTATACCGTTGGAAAGCGCTTTACGCCCCAGCACCGAGTGATCTCCTACGCCGAACAAGTGGCCCGCCAGTTTCCAAACCGAGTAAAAATTCTTCCCTATGGAAAAACGCATGAAGGGCGTGACCTCATGGTGGTTGTAGTTGCTTCGGAGCAGAACATGGCCCGTCTGGAAGAAATTCGAACCAATAATCTCAAACGCATTGGTCTGGCAAGTGGCCAGCCTACAAACGGCAACCAGCCCCCAATTGCGTGGCTGAGCTACAATGTACACGGAAACGAAGCGGTTAGTACCGATGCCTTCATGCTGGTTTTGCATGGCCTCTTGAACGACTTGGGTACGGGCGAAATGCCGGCCGTCTCCAAAAAAATTCTCAATAACACGGTGGTTATTCTGGATCCCTGCCTGAATCCCGACGGTCATAACCGGTACGTGAGCTGGTATAACCAGATGGTCGGCAGCCAGCCTGACCCTACCCCCTTCGCCCGGGAACACAGCGAGCCCTGGCCAGGTGGACGGTATACGCACTACATTTTTGACCCCAACCGCGACTGGGCCTGGCAAACACAGGAAATCACGCAGCAACGAATGGCACTCTATCAGCAGTGGATGCCTCATCTGCACGGTGATTTCCACGAGATGGGTCCAGAAAGCCCCTATTATTTTGCGCCTTCCGCCAAGCCGTATCACGAAGACATCTCTACCTGGCAGCGCGAATTTCAGCAGGTTATCGGGCAATATAACACCCGTTATTTCGACCGGAATGGCTGGCTTTACTTTACGCGGGAAAACTTCGATTTGTTTTACCCTAGCTATGGCGATACCTGGCCAACTTACAACGGAGCGATTGGCATGACCTTCGAACAGGGCGGCGGGGGCCGGGCCGGTCTGGCTTTCCAAAAACGAGATAACGATACGTTAACGCTTCGGGAGCGAATTGATCACCACGTCGCAGCCAGTTTTGCTACTCTGGAATCGGTATCCGACAAGGCCGATCAAGTAGTTAAGGAATATACCAATTACTTCGATAAGTCGCAGAAAACACCCACGGGTGACTTCAAAACCTACGTGATTAAAACCCAAAACGACAACGGTCGGGTTGACGCATTACGCAAACTGCTGGACAATAATCAGATTCGCTATGGCATTGCCGGAAAGTCCGTAAAAACGCAGGGTTTTGCTTATTTATCCCAGAAGAACGAGTCCGTAACGGTTGATAATTATGATTTGGTCATCAGTGCTTATCAGCCTAAATCGACCTTACTTAAAATCCTGTTTGAACCTAAATCGACCCTGGAAGATTCCGTTACGTACGACATCACCTCCTGGGCGATTCCCTACGCGTACGGCTTACGAGCCTACGGCCTAAAAGATCGCCTGACACCGCAGACCTACGCTGCCCGGCAGACTTCTACTGCTACTGCAACCACCGCCCCCACCCAACCATACGCTTATCTGGTTCGCTGGAAAGCCGCGCAGGATGTCGCGTTTCTTGCTACGCTTCTGAAAAACAAAATTCGGGTGCGGGTAGCCGAACGCACCTTCAAGCAGGGTAATGAAACGTTTGAGGCCGGAACACTAATTGTCACCAAAGCGGGTAATGAGCGCCTAGGGAATCGATTTAACCAGATTCTTCAGCAGGAAGCGACCCGACAGGGGGTTCAACTGATTCCGGCAGCCACGGGTTTCGTTAGCGAAGGCGCTGATTTTGGTTCTGGTAGTGTATTTTCTCTAAAAGCTCCCCACGTTGCCGTATTGGTTGGCGAAGGCATTGTACCAACGGCAGCGGGCGAAGTTTGGCATTACTTTGATCAGGAGTTAAATTATCCGATCACTTTGATGGATGCCAATGCGTTTTCTGTAGCGAATCTTAGCAAAGTAGATGTGCTGATTTTGCCGCAGGGGTATGGTTATGCCCGCATCCTCAACGACCGCAACCTGAACGACCTGAAAGACTGGATTCGCGGCGGCGGAAAACTCATCGCCATGGACCGTGCTACTAGTTTCTTTGCCGACAAACCTGATTTCAGCCTAAAGAAAAAAGAAAGCAAAGACAAAGCGGGTGCCAAAGAAAAGGCCCAGAAAGAAGCCCAGATGGATTCTCTGAAAGTATACGGCTCCAGAGAGCGGGAGGCTATCTCAGACGAAACGCCGGGCAGTATTTACCGGATTGATCTCGACAAATCGCATCCGCTGGCTTTTGGTTATACCAATGGTTACTATTCGCTGGTACAGAGCTCGTATGACTATGACTTTTTGAAAGATGGCTGGAACGTTGGCTACTTGCGAGCAAACAATTATGTATCCGGTTTTGTAGGCAAAAACGCGAAGGATAAACTTCGCAATACACCGATTCACGCCGTGCAGGAAATGGGCCGGGGCAGCATCGTTTATCTGATGGACGATCCACTGTTCCGGGGCTTCTGGTATAACGGAAAACTCTTATTTGGCAATGCGGTTTTCCTGGTTGGTAACTAA
- a CDS encoding DNA/RNA non-specific endonuclease has translation MKNAHRTFVLTLLVISFFGACKRTQVDPTGIPDTPDSLLPSRDDVLALGNPTNASTDPSSERNYLMKKSSLVLSYNKSTGTPNWVAWHLSKAWKGHHLLNGTLAADPALPSGWPSVLPTDYTNNGFERLMLCPPSDRDSLAADLAPTYLMTNVLPAAPAVVRGPWAGFENYCRKLLNDGYELYIYAGGSGQGGTGDQGTAQSIAKGKIAVPQALWKVVLVLPVGTQDLKRVSAAARTIAVWIPNNNASGNTSWTNFRTSVDQIESRTSTDFFSAVPVDIQRIIEASADVITVN, from the coding sequence ATGAAAAATGCCCACCGTACTTTCGTTCTGACTTTGTTGGTAATTAGCTTCTTTGGTGCTTGCAAACGCACGCAGGTTGACCCCACCGGCATTCCCGATACGCCAGATTCGCTCCTTCCGAGTCGGGATGATGTCTTGGCGCTGGGCAATCCAACCAATGCCAGCACTGACCCCAGCAGTGAACGCAATTATTTGATGAAGAAAAGCAGCCTTGTTCTTTCTTACAACAAGAGTACAGGAACGCCAAACTGGGTAGCCTGGCATTTGTCGAAAGCCTGGAAAGGACATCATTTGCTGAACGGAACCCTGGCCGCCGATCCGGCCCTTCCCAGTGGCTGGCCGAGCGTTCTACCTACGGATTACACCAATAACGGTTTTGAGCGGCTGATGCTTTGTCCGCCTTCCGACCGCGATAGCCTGGCTGCTGACCTTGCACCAACCTATCTGATGACGAATGTTCTTCCGGCTGCGCCAGCCGTGGTGCGGGGTCCCTGGGCGGGTTTTGAAAACTACTGCCGCAAATTACTCAATGACGGGTATGAGCTTTACATTTACGCAGGCGGCTCCGGCCAGGGGGGCACGGGCGACCAGGGAACGGCCCAATCAATTGCCAAAGGAAAAATTGCAGTGCCCCAGGCGTTATGGAAAGTAGTGCTTGTCCTTCCTGTTGGTACGCAGGATCTTAAACGAGTCAGCGCGGCAGCCCGTACGATTGCAGTCTGGATTCCGAATAACAATGCATCAGGGAATACCTCCTGGACCAACTTTCGGACGTCCGTTGATCAAATTGAAAGCCGCACATCTACGGATTTCTTTTCAGCTGTTCCCGTAGATATTCAGCGCATAATCGAGGCTTCGGCAGACGTTATTACTGTGAACTAA
- a CDS encoding sugar 3,4-ketoisomerase, with translation MAVLLQLAPDFWEVGDLTFLEPWVPGSIQRVFYIYGAGDIQRAGHGHYETFHAVVCLRGSCRIGIANGFQEIEYSLHSPQQCLVLRPEDWHFVDSFSEDAIMIVLSNTTYSAADYFVEKPVLQVKASEICLSSTNELAV, from the coding sequence ATGGCTGTATTGCTACAACTTGCTCCTGATTTTTGGGAGGTGGGTGACCTTACTTTTTTGGAGCCCTGGGTACCTGGAAGTATACAACGGGTTTTCTACATCTATGGCGCTGGTGACATCCAGCGCGCAGGGCATGGGCATTACGAGACCTTTCACGCCGTTGTTTGTCTACGGGGGAGTTGCCGGATTGGCATTGCCAACGGATTTCAGGAAATAGAATATTCACTTCATTCTCCGCAGCAATGCCTGGTTCTTCGGCCTGAAGACTGGCATTTTGTCGATTCTTTTTCGGAAGATGCGATTATGATTGTCTTGTCTAATACGACCTACAGCGCGGCCGATTACTTCGTAGAAAAGCCTGTATTGCAAGTGAAAGCGTCGGAGATCTGCCTAAGCTCTACCAATGAGTTAGCCGTTTGA